The following are encoded together in the Microcaecilia unicolor chromosome 12, aMicUni1.1, whole genome shotgun sequence genome:
- the SOST gene encoding sclerostin, protein MQVSLAVCLLVPLGLLEGWQALKNDATEVIPELAANARPPEEPAHNNTMNRAKYGGRYQPRSPDPKEASDFRCREQHFTRYVTDGPCRSTKPMKELVCSGQCVPAYLLPNSIGRGKWWRQSATDYRCVPAHSRAQRIQLVCPGEANRTYKYPVVTSCRCKRYTRSHNQSQLKDLGKDALRPPKNKKPRLPRVKSNVHHELENTY, encoded by the exons ATGCAGGTCTCCCTGGCCGTCTGCCTGCTCGTGCCCCTGGGGCTCCTGGAGGGGTGGCAGGCGCTCAAGAACGATGCCACCGAAGTTATCCCGGAGCTGGCTGCCAACGCCAGACCCCCTGAGGAGCCGGCGCATAATAACACCATGAACCGAGCCAAGTACGGGGGCAGGTACCAGCCCCGGAGCCCGGACCCGAAAG AGGCCTCTGATTTTCGATGCAGGGAGCAGCATTTCACCCGCTATGTTACCGACGGGCCCTGTCGCAGTACCAAGCCCATGAAGGAGCTGGTCTGTTCGGGCCAGTGTGTGCCAGCCTACCTTCTCCCAAACTCCATCGGGCGCGGGAAATGGTGGCGCCAGAGCGCCACAGATTATCGTTGTGTCCCGGCCCACAGCCGTGCCCAACGCATCCAGCTGGTGTGCCCTGGAGAGGCGAACCGGACTTATAAATACCCAGTGGTGACGTCTTGCCGGTGCAAACGCTACACGCGCTCTCACAACCAATCCCAGCTGAAAGACCTCGGGAAGGACGCCCTCAGGCCCCCAAAGAACAAGAAGCCACGCCTGCCCAGGGTCAAGAGCAATGTGCACCACGAGCTGGAAAACACCTACTAG